Proteins from one Bombus affinis isolate iyBomAffi1 chromosome 1, iyBomAffi1.2, whole genome shotgun sequence genomic window:
- the LOC126922129 gene encoding anion exchange protein 2 isoform X6 has product MSLGFDYRPDRYTLHIGHMERMKKRHHHKSRKYSLQEDPQWRKRSGAGLPDGSSVFTRRVSVQPEEASTLQELDIDDLESHRSDDPRGMRRHKAAHSTVQIGRKKEGGIPHDTFKKMYDHSPHEVFVQLDELYGMGEEREWRETARWIKYEEDVEEGADRWGRPHVASLSFHSLLNLRRCLETGVVLLDLEEKDLPGLAYRVVEQMVIEELILAEDRPVVMRALLLRHRHVHDHDRGFRFGGKRNYSSYTSLQSVCLEEEDAEREASENHVTQHNLNDTKPKIVSSNLALDSNHTVVDMKEELTYTSSNEDLKKSHNDYILKRIPAGAEATVVLVGAVDFLDQPTIAFVRLAEGVFIPSITEVTIPVRFMFTLLGPRNADLDYHEIGRSIATLMANTSFHKVAYKANERRELLSAINEFLDDSIVLPPGDWERQALLPFNELKAKSEAIRKRKAKALEDKTKQIQNEMAVKKALLAGEEEKKPPDDDDPLRRTRRPFGCLINDIKRRYPYYMSDFTDGLSSSCLAAAIFMYFAALCTAITFGGLMSDKTHNVIGISETLISGSWTGVVMALFSTQPLVIIGTTGPLLLFDESLYNFCLANGLEFLTVRVYVGAWMGIIALAIACVEGSVLVRLFTRFTEEIFTGLISILYIVETFIKLYNYFVKNPLLDEYSFIPETNETFYGELNVTEIKVVSPKTGEIISILSDKPQTLIPSHNAAGLLMNQPNTALMCTILCLGTFLGAYYLRIFRNSHYLGRSARRAFGDFGVPISIVVFALIDYLAKVKTEKLLVPEGLTPTMPDRDWIVSPAGIHKPIPLWMAMACIVPALLVYILVFMETQISELIIDKKERKLRKGNGYHMDIVVVCLMNVGCGLMGAPWCCAASVRSLTHVSAVTVMSRTHAPGDKPHIVEVKEQRVSALLVAVLIGISVLMAPLLRRVPMSVLLGVFLYMGISSTNGVQLFDRVKLFFMPVKHHGTANYVRRVQTYKMHIFTLVQILCLAILWIVKSTRAALALPFFLILMIPLRAQMRHFFTAAELRALDSKGSEHESTEDEPDFYEEAPLPG; this is encoded by the exons ATGTCCTTGGGTTTCGATTATCGTCCGGACCGCTACACCCTGCACATCGGTCATATGGAACGAATGAAAAA AAGACATCATCACAAGTCGCGCAAGTACTCGCTTCAAGAGGACCCGCAATGGAGGAAGCGATCGGGAGCCGGCCTCCCGGATGGCTCGAGCGTGTTCACCAGGAGAGTGAGCGTGCAACCGGAAGAGGCGAGTACCCTGCAGGAATTGGACATCGACGACCTGGAGTCGCACAGAAGCGACGATCCGCGGGGAATGAGGCGGCACAAGGCTGCCCATTCGACGGTGCAGATCGGCCGCAAAAAGGAAGGCGGCATACCTCACGATACCTTCAAGAAGATGTACGACCATTCGCCTCACGAGGTGTTCGTTCAGCTGGACGAACTATACGGAATGGGCGAGGAGAGAGAATGGAGAGAAACAGCTCGGTGGATCAAATACGAGGAAGACGTCGAGGAAGGCGCTGACAGATGGGGCAGGCCCCACGTAGCCTCCTTGAGCTTCCACTCTCTGCTGAATCTACGTAGATGCCTGGAGACCGGCGTGGTCCTTCTGGATCTCGAGGAGAAGGATCTGCCCGGTCTGGCGTATAGGGTAGTCGAGCAAATGGTAATCGAGGAGCTGATTCTAGCGGAGGATAGGCCGGTAGTGATGAGAGCTCTGCTTCTCAGGCACAGGCACGTTCACGATCACGATCGTGGCTTCCGATTTGGCGGCAAACGCAACTATTCCAGCTACACCAGTCTACAG TCCGTCTGTCTGGAGGAAGAGGACGCTGAACGGGAAGCCTCTGAGAACCATGTAACCCAACAT AACCTGAACGACACGAAACCAAAGATCGTATCGTCGAACTTGGCCTTGGACAGCAACCACACGGTGGTCGATATGAAGGAGGAGCTGACGTACACGAGCAGCAACGAGGACTTGAAAAAGAGTCACAACGACTACATCTTGAAGAGGATCCCGGCTGGCGCCGAGGCGACGGTCGTGCTGGTCGGCGCGGTCGACTTTCTGGACCAACCGACGATCGCGTTCGTCAGGCTCGCCGAGGGTGTGTTCATTCCATCGATCACGGAAGTCACGATACCAGTAAGATTCATGTTCACGTTGCTGGGGCCGAGGAACGCTGACCTAGATTATCACGAAATCGGTAGATCGATCGCCACGCTGATGGCCAATACGTCGTTCCATAAAGTCGCGTACaaagcaaacgagagacgcgagCTTCTGTCCGCGATCAATGAATTCCTAGACGACTCGATCGTTCTGCCTCCTGGAGATTGGGAGAGACAGGCGTTGTTACCTTTTAACGAGCTGAAGGCGAAGAGCGAAGCCATCAGGAAGCGGAAGGCCAAAGCGCTCGAGGACAAGACCAAACAGATTCAGAACGAGATGGCTGTGAAGAAAG CTCTTCTTGCCGgcgaagaagagaagaaacCTCCCGATGACGACGATCCGCTTCGAAGAACCAGACGTCCGTTCGGTTGCCTCATCAACGATATCAAGAGACGCTATCCTTACTATATGTCCGATTTCACCGATGGCTTGAGTTCGTCTTGCCTGGCAGCGGCTATCTTCATGTACTTTGCAGCCCTCTGCACGGCCATCACGTTCGGTGGCTTGATGAGCGAcaagacgcacaacgttattgGCATCTCCGAGACATTGATTTCTGGCTCGTGGACCGGGGTGGTGATGGCTTTGTTCTCCACTCAGCCACTGGTCATCATCGGCACCACCGGCCCCTTGTTGCTCTTCGACGAAAGCTTATACAATTTCTGTCTGGCCAACGGACTAGAATTCTTGACCGTGAGAGTCTACGTCGGTGCATGGATGGGCATCATAGCATTGGCGATTGCCTGCGTGGAGGGATCCGTGCTGGTCAGACTCTTCACCCGGTTCACCGAAGAGATCTTCACGGGCTTAATCTCTATTctttatatcgttgaaacgtttaTCAAATTGTACAATTACTTCGTGAAGAATCCGCTGCTAGACGAGTACAGTTTCATCCCCGAGACGAACGAAACGTTTTACGGAGAGCTGAACGTAACAGAGATCAAGGTCGTTTCTCCAAAGACCGGCGAAATAATTAGCATTTTATCGGACAAACCTCAAACTCTGATACCATCGCATAACGCCGCTGGCTTATTAATGAACCAACCAAACACGGCCTTGATGTGCACTATTTTGTGTCTCGGTACTTTCCTCGGTGCTTATTACCTGCGCATCTTCCGCAACAGTCATTACCTCGGACGAAGTGCTAGAAGAGCTTTCGGTGATTTCGGCGTGCCCATCAGTATTGTCGTATTCGCGTTGATCGATTATCTGGCCAAAGTGAAAACGGAGAAGCTACTGGTTCCGGAAGGTTTAACACCGACCATGCCCGATAGGGATTGGATCGTGTCACCAGCTGGCATACATAAACCTATTCCCCTATGGATGGCCATGGCCTGCATCGTACCGGCATTGCTGGTCTATATTCTTGTTTTCATGGAGACTCAAATCTCCGA aCTCATCATCGATAAGAAAGAACGTAAATTACGGAAAGGTAACGGGTACCACATGGATATAGTGGTAGTGTGCTTAATGAACGTCGGCTGTGGTTTAATGGGCGCCCCGTGGTGTTGCGCTGCGTCGGTTCGATCGCTGACACACGTCTCGGCGGTGACGGTTATGTCTCGCACTCACGCTCCCGGAGATAAACCGCACATCGTCGAAGTGAAGGAGCAACGAGTGAGCGCCCTATTAGTCGCCGTGTTGATCGGCATAAGCGTGTTGATGGCGCCGCTTCTACGACGCGTACCAATGTCCGTCCTTTTGGGGGTGTTTCTCTACATGGGTATCTCCTCGACGAACGGTGTTCAACTGTTCGATCGTGTGAAATTGTTTTTCATGCCGGTGAAACACCATGGCACGGCTAATTACGTTCGGCGCGTACAAACGTACAAGATGCACATCTTCACCCTCGTACAAATTCTGTGCCTGGCTATACTGTGGATCGTGAAAAGTACCAGGGCGGCCTTGGCGCTTCCGTTCTTCCTGATTCTCATGATACCTCTACGAGCTCAGATGAGGCATTTTTTTACCGCCGCAGAGCTAagggcactcgacagcaaaggATCGGAACACGAGAGTACCGAGGACGAGCCAGATTTCTACGAGGAAGCTCCGTTACCTGGTTAG
- the LOC126922129 gene encoding anion exchange protein 2 isoform X4 has translation MLLRICLPKQDPFDGNSSRNHQGRRPWRGNGTGARRGNGEGFRDGHRREVRRSPARFTLRIGWIRSRSRTRTIVAIWRSRLQPEGSTTEVGPEEENGQVLTGNGGGQETDAMDNGLYSSSVHNVDEETTEETENVASSESEAPISERAASGISDSPTIGSPRVQFEKIKEEEVPTFKRDEIPSVGVAANHDEDRKCRRHQKHEHKRHHHKSRKYSLQEDPQWRKRSGAGLPDGSSVFTRRVSVQPEEASTLQELDIDDLESHRSDDPRGMRRHKAAHSTVQIGRKKEGGIPHDTFKKMYDHSPHEVFVQLDELYGMGEEREWRETARWIKYEEDVEEGADRWGRPHVASLSFHSLLNLRRCLETGVVLLDLEEKDLPGLAYRVVEQMVIEELILAEDRPVVMRALLLRHRHVHDHDRGFRFGGKRNYSSYTSLQSVCLEEEDAEREASENHVTQHNLNDTKPKIVSSNLALDSNHTVVDMKEELTYTSSNEDLKKSHNDYILKRIPAGAEATVVLVGAVDFLDQPTIAFVRLAEGVFIPSITEVTIPVRFMFTLLGPRNADLDYHEIGRSIATLMANTSFHKVAYKANERRELLSAINEFLDDSIVLPPGDWERQALLPFNELKAKSEAIRKRKAKALEDKTKQIQNEMAVKKALLAGEEEKKPPDDDDPLRRTRRPFGCLINDIKRRYPYYMSDFTDGLSSSCLAAAIFMYFAALCTAITFGGLMSDKTHNVIGISETLISGSWTGVVMALFSTQPLVIIGTTGPLLLFDESLYNFCLANGLEFLTVRVYVGAWMGIIALAIACVEGSVLVRLFTRFTEEIFTGLISILYIVETFIKLYNYFVKNPLLDEYSFIPETNETFYGELNVTEIKVVSPKTGEIISILSDKPQTLIPSHNAAGLLMNQPNTALMCTILCLGTFLGAYYLRIFRNSHYLGRSARRAFGDFGVPISIVVFALIDYLAKVKTEKLLVPEGLTPTMPDRDWIVSPAGIHKPIPLWMAMACIVPALLVYILVFMETQISELIIDKKERKLRKGNGYHMDIVVVCLMNVGCGLMGAPWCCAASVRSLTHVSAVTVMSRTHAPGDKPHIVEVKEQRVSALLVAVLIGISVLMAPLLRRVPMSVLLGVFLYMGISSTNGVQLFDRVKLFFMPVKHHGTANYVRRVQTYKMHIFTLVQILCLAILWIVKSTRAALALPFFLILMIPLRAQMRHFFTAAELRALDSKGSEHESTEDEPDFYEEAPLPG, from the exons ATGCTGCTGCGTATCTGTCTGCCGAAGCAAGATCCATTCGATGGTAACAGCTCCCGCAACCATCAAG GTCGACGGCCATGGCGCGGAAACGGGACCGGAGCTCGACGAGGAAATGGAGAAGGTTTTCGCGATGGACACCGGAGAGAAGTTCGACGTAGCCCTGCTCGGTTCACCCTCCGAATCGGCTGGATCCGATCGAGATCGAGAACGAGGACCATCGTCGCGATATGGAGATCGCGACTTCAACC CGAAGGATCCACGACGGAAGTTGGCCCGGAAGAAGAGAACGGTCAGGTGTTGACAGGAAATGGCGGTGGACAAGAAACGGACGCGATGGACAACGGATTGTACTCGTCGAGCGTGCACAACGTGGATGAAGAGACGACCGAAGAAACGGAGAACGTAGCGAGCAGCGAGAGCGAGGCGCCGATCTCGGAGAGGGCTGCTTCCGGTATCAGCGACAGTCCCACCATTGGCAGTCCGCGAGTACAATTCGAAAAAATCAAGGAAGAGGAGGTGCCTACCTTCAAAAGGGACGAGATACCGAGCGTCGGTGTAGCTGCGAACCACGACGAAGATCGCAAGTGTCGCAGGCATCAGAAACACGAGCACAA AAGACATCATCACAAGTCGCGCAAGTACTCGCTTCAAGAGGACCCGCAATGGAGGAAGCGATCGGGAGCCGGCCTCCCGGATGGCTCGAGCGTGTTCACCAGGAGAGTGAGCGTGCAACCGGAAGAGGCGAGTACCCTGCAGGAATTGGACATCGACGACCTGGAGTCGCACAGAAGCGACGATCCGCGGGGAATGAGGCGGCACAAGGCTGCCCATTCGACGGTGCAGATCGGCCGCAAAAAGGAAGGCGGCATACCTCACGATACCTTCAAGAAGATGTACGACCATTCGCCTCACGAGGTGTTCGTTCAGCTGGACGAACTATACGGAATGGGCGAGGAGAGAGAATGGAGAGAAACAGCTCGGTGGATCAAATACGAGGAAGACGTCGAGGAAGGCGCTGACAGATGGGGCAGGCCCCACGTAGCCTCCTTGAGCTTCCACTCTCTGCTGAATCTACGTAGATGCCTGGAGACCGGCGTGGTCCTTCTGGATCTCGAGGAGAAGGATCTGCCCGGTCTGGCGTATAGGGTAGTCGAGCAAATGGTAATCGAGGAGCTGATTCTAGCGGAGGATAGGCCGGTAGTGATGAGAGCTCTGCTTCTCAGGCACAGGCACGTTCACGATCACGATCGTGGCTTCCGATTTGGCGGCAAACGCAACTATTCCAGCTACACCAGTCTACAG TCCGTCTGTCTGGAGGAAGAGGACGCTGAACGGGAAGCCTCTGAGAACCATGTAACCCAACAT AACCTGAACGACACGAAACCAAAGATCGTATCGTCGAACTTGGCCTTGGACAGCAACCACACGGTGGTCGATATGAAGGAGGAGCTGACGTACACGAGCAGCAACGAGGACTTGAAAAAGAGTCACAACGACTACATCTTGAAGAGGATCCCGGCTGGCGCCGAGGCGACGGTCGTGCTGGTCGGCGCGGTCGACTTTCTGGACCAACCGACGATCGCGTTCGTCAGGCTCGCCGAGGGTGTGTTCATTCCATCGATCACGGAAGTCACGATACCAGTAAGATTCATGTTCACGTTGCTGGGGCCGAGGAACGCTGACCTAGATTATCACGAAATCGGTAGATCGATCGCCACGCTGATGGCCAATACGTCGTTCCATAAAGTCGCGTACaaagcaaacgagagacgcgagCTTCTGTCCGCGATCAATGAATTCCTAGACGACTCGATCGTTCTGCCTCCTGGAGATTGGGAGAGACAGGCGTTGTTACCTTTTAACGAGCTGAAGGCGAAGAGCGAAGCCATCAGGAAGCGGAAGGCCAAAGCGCTCGAGGACAAGACCAAACAGATTCAGAACGAGATGGCTGTGAAGAAAG CTCTTCTTGCCGgcgaagaagagaagaaacCTCCCGATGACGACGATCCGCTTCGAAGAACCAGACGTCCGTTCGGTTGCCTCATCAACGATATCAAGAGACGCTATCCTTACTATATGTCCGATTTCACCGATGGCTTGAGTTCGTCTTGCCTGGCAGCGGCTATCTTCATGTACTTTGCAGCCCTCTGCACGGCCATCACGTTCGGTGGCTTGATGAGCGAcaagacgcacaacgttattgGCATCTCCGAGACATTGATTTCTGGCTCGTGGACCGGGGTGGTGATGGCTTTGTTCTCCACTCAGCCACTGGTCATCATCGGCACCACCGGCCCCTTGTTGCTCTTCGACGAAAGCTTATACAATTTCTGTCTGGCCAACGGACTAGAATTCTTGACCGTGAGAGTCTACGTCGGTGCATGGATGGGCATCATAGCATTGGCGATTGCCTGCGTGGAGGGATCCGTGCTGGTCAGACTCTTCACCCGGTTCACCGAAGAGATCTTCACGGGCTTAATCTCTATTctttatatcgttgaaacgtttaTCAAATTGTACAATTACTTCGTGAAGAATCCGCTGCTAGACGAGTACAGTTTCATCCCCGAGACGAACGAAACGTTTTACGGAGAGCTGAACGTAACAGAGATCAAGGTCGTTTCTCCAAAGACCGGCGAAATAATTAGCATTTTATCGGACAAACCTCAAACTCTGATACCATCGCATAACGCCGCTGGCTTATTAATGAACCAACCAAACACGGCCTTGATGTGCACTATTTTGTGTCTCGGTACTTTCCTCGGTGCTTATTACCTGCGCATCTTCCGCAACAGTCATTACCTCGGACGAAGTGCTAGAAGAGCTTTCGGTGATTTCGGCGTGCCCATCAGTATTGTCGTATTCGCGTTGATCGATTATCTGGCCAAAGTGAAAACGGAGAAGCTACTGGTTCCGGAAGGTTTAACACCGACCATGCCCGATAGGGATTGGATCGTGTCACCAGCTGGCATACATAAACCTATTCCCCTATGGATGGCCATGGCCTGCATCGTACCGGCATTGCTGGTCTATATTCTTGTTTTCATGGAGACTCAAATCTCCGA aCTCATCATCGATAAGAAAGAACGTAAATTACGGAAAGGTAACGGGTACCACATGGATATAGTGGTAGTGTGCTTAATGAACGTCGGCTGTGGTTTAATGGGCGCCCCGTGGTGTTGCGCTGCGTCGGTTCGATCGCTGACACACGTCTCGGCGGTGACGGTTATGTCTCGCACTCACGCTCCCGGAGATAAACCGCACATCGTCGAAGTGAAGGAGCAACGAGTGAGCGCCCTATTAGTCGCCGTGTTGATCGGCATAAGCGTGTTGATGGCGCCGCTTCTACGACGCGTACCAATGTCCGTCCTTTTGGGGGTGTTTCTCTACATGGGTATCTCCTCGACGAACGGTGTTCAACTGTTCGATCGTGTGAAATTGTTTTTCATGCCGGTGAAACACCATGGCACGGCTAATTACGTTCGGCGCGTACAAACGTACAAGATGCACATCTTCACCCTCGTACAAATTCTGTGCCTGGCTATACTGTGGATCGTGAAAAGTACCAGGGCGGCCTTGGCGCTTCCGTTCTTCCTGATTCTCATGATACCTCTACGAGCTCAGATGAGGCATTTTTTTACCGCCGCAGAGCTAagggcactcgacagcaaaggATCGGAACACGAGAGTACCGAGGACGAGCCAGATTTCTACGAGGAAGCTCCGTTACCTGGTTAG